From the genome of Nakamurella flavida, one region includes:
- a CDS encoding tRNA adenosine deaminase-associated protein, translating into MTSGNTEGFAVAVVHEDGKWKCSLLAAELLDDLDGVITALRRVAATGAVFGLLAVDDEFFVIVRPVPGGASLVLSDATAALDYDIAADVLDLLHLPTPDEDDLDEDPWPEGDLALLADFGMSEQEMHVVIDEDDLYPDEQLTMIAQRCGFGDQFARLVEKS; encoded by the coding sequence GTGACATCCGGGAACACCGAAGGTTTTGCCGTTGCGGTCGTCCACGAGGACGGCAAGTGGAAGTGCTCCCTGCTGGCCGCGGAGCTGCTCGACGACCTCGACGGGGTGATCACCGCGCTGCGGCGGGTCGCCGCGACGGGGGCCGTGTTCGGGCTGCTCGCCGTCGACGACGAGTTCTTCGTCATCGTCCGCCCCGTTCCCGGGGGCGCCTCTCTCGTCCTGTCCGACGCCACCGCCGCCCTGGACTACGACATCGCCGCGGACGTGCTGGACCTGCTGCACCTGCCCACCCCGGACGAGGACGACCTCGACGAGGATCCGTGGCCGGAGGGCGACCTGGCCCTGCTCGCCGACTTCGGCATGTCCGAGCAGGAGATGCACGTCGTCATCGACGAGGACGACCTGTACCCGGACGAGCAGCTGACGATGATCGCCCAGCGGTGCGGCTTCGGCGACCAGTTCGCCCGGCTCGTCGAGAAGTCCTGA
- a CDS encoding nucleoside deaminase, producing the protein MAAGAADAALIRRALAVARTAPPGDVPIGAVVLDASGRELATGVNDREATGDPTGHAEIVALRAAAAATGSWNLAGCILAVTVEPCTMCAGALVAARVARLVFGCWEPKTGAVGSLWDVVRDRRVMHRVEVRGGVLEQECAAPLLEFFTGLRQR; encoded by the coding sequence GTGGCTGCCGGTGCGGCTGACGCCGCGCTGATCCGCCGGGCCCTCGCGGTGGCGCGGACGGCCCCACCGGGGGATGTCCCGATCGGCGCGGTCGTGCTGGACGCGTCCGGGCGAGAGCTCGCCACCGGCGTGAACGATCGCGAGGCCACCGGCGATCCGACCGGTCATGCCGAGATCGTCGCCCTGCGCGCGGCGGCGGCGGCCACCGGATCCTGGAATTTGGCCGGCTGCATCCTCGCGGTGACGGTCGAGCCCTGCACGATGTGCGCCGGCGCGTTGGTCGCCGCGCGGGTGGCCCGGCTGGTGTTCGGCTGCTGGGAGCCCAAGACCGGAGCGGTCGGCTCGCTCTGGGACGTGGTGCGGGACCGCCGGGTGATGCACCGGGTGGAGGTCCGCGGAGGCGTCCTCGAGCAGGAGTGCGCCGCACCCCTGCTCGAGTTCTTCACCGGCCTGCGTCAGCGCTGA
- a CDS encoding MFS transporter: protein MSTALSRVSGETAVRDERALTSHDTPRAGVREWIALAVLMLPVLLVAVDNTVLSFALPSIAAALSPSGTGLLWIVDIYPLVLAALLVSMGSMADRIGRRRLLLIGSAGFAVVSALAAFAPTTGWLIAGRAALGFFGAMLMPSTLSLLRALFVHAEQRRLAIAIWAAGFAGGAALGPVVGGVLLEHFWWGSVFLMAVPVLLVLLVLAPIFVPESRDPNPSPIDPVSIGLSLATMAPLVFGIKTVAEHGVTDVALVSVGIGLAAGVTFVRRQLHRAQPMLDLRLFNSRVFSAAVLANLLSIFALVGFLFFVSQHLQLVLGLSPLQAGLTLLPGLVGSVAAGLAVVPLTRWISPRIIMAAGFALSAVAYGIVIVVADNPTAAGLTAAFVVLSAGIGAAETLSNDAVLTAAPPARAGAASAISETAYELGAVLGTAVLGSILTASYRSAVQLPAGLTAEQAAAAGETLGGASTVAAELPQGAAIQLMSTARQAFDTGVVTTSALGVVVALAASVLVLVAMRPQQARAQR, encoded by the coding sequence ATGTCCACCGCCCTCTCCCGCGTCTCCGGCGAAACCGCCGTCCGCGACGAGCGAGCCCTGACCAGCCACGACACCCCCCGCGCCGGCGTGCGCGAGTGGATCGCCCTGGCCGTCCTGATGCTTCCCGTGCTGCTCGTCGCGGTCGACAACACCGTGCTGAGCTTCGCGCTCCCGTCGATCGCCGCTGCCCTGTCCCCCTCGGGCACCGGGCTGCTGTGGATCGTCGACATCTATCCCCTGGTTCTGGCCGCCCTGCTGGTCTCCATGGGCAGCATGGCCGACCGCATCGGCCGGCGCCGGCTGCTGCTCATCGGCTCGGCCGGCTTCGCTGTGGTCTCCGCGCTGGCCGCGTTCGCCCCGACCACCGGCTGGCTGATCGCCGGCCGCGCCGCGCTGGGCTTCTTCGGCGCCATGCTCATGCCGTCCACGCTGTCGCTGCTGCGCGCGCTGTTCGTACACGCCGAGCAGCGTCGGCTGGCCATCGCCATCTGGGCCGCCGGGTTCGCCGGTGGCGCCGCCCTCGGCCCCGTCGTCGGCGGTGTGCTGCTCGAGCACTTCTGGTGGGGTTCGGTCTTCCTCATGGCCGTCCCGGTCCTGCTGGTGCTGCTGGTCCTCGCACCTATCTTCGTCCCGGAGTCCCGTGACCCGAACCCGTCGCCGATCGACCCGGTCAGCATCGGGCTGAGCCTGGCCACGATGGCGCCGCTGGTGTTCGGCATCAAGACCGTCGCCGAGCACGGTGTCACCGATGTCGCACTGGTCTCGGTCGGCATCGGCCTGGCCGCCGGCGTCACGTTCGTGCGCCGCCAGCTGCACCGCGCCCAGCCGATGCTCGACCTGCGCTTGTTCAACAGCCGGGTGTTCAGCGCTGCGGTGCTGGCCAACCTGCTGTCCATCTTCGCGCTGGTCGGGTTCCTGTTCTTCGTCTCGCAGCACCTGCAGCTGGTGCTCGGCCTGAGCCCGCTGCAGGCCGGGCTCACCCTGCTGCCGGGCCTGGTCGGCAGCGTCGCGGCCGGGCTGGCCGTCGTCCCGCTGACCCGCTGGATCAGCCCGCGGATCATCATGGCCGCCGGGTTCGCCCTGTCCGCGGTGGCCTACGGGATCGTCATCGTGGTCGCCGACAACCCGACGGCCGCCGGGCTGACCGCCGCGTTCGTCGTGCTGTCCGCCGGCATCGGTGCCGCCGAGACGCTGTCCAACGACGCCGTGCTCACCGCCGCCCCGCCGGCCCGAGCCGGCGCCGCGTCGGCCATCTCCGAGACGGCGTACGAGCTGGGCGCCGTGCTCGGCACCGCGGTGCTGGGCAGCATCCTCACCGCGTCCTACCGCAGCGCGGTGCAGCTGCCCGCCGGCCTGACCGCCGAGCAGGCGGCCGCGGCCGGCGAGACGCTGGGCGGGGCCTCCACGGTGGCCGCCGAGCTGCCGCAGGGCGCCGCGATACAGCTGATGTCCACGGCCCGCCAGGCCTTCGACACCGGCGTGGTCACCACCTCGGCACTGGGTGTCGTCGTGGCCCTGGCCGCGTCGGTGCTGGTCCTCGTGGCCATGCGGCCGCAGCAGGCGCGCGCTCAGCGCTGA
- a CDS encoding TetR/AcrR family transcriptional regulator codes for MPPPPLARDKVLDAFEHLLVEKGERAATMEAIAAQAGVSKGGLIYHFNSKDALVEGLDQRLRVRCEEDLELMKVAPEGQVGYFLRTSALADTPFDRTLVAATRLRSHAVAREGLVWVQRRWFDTLMEVVHDEDVARTVMLIGDGLYYNAASTALPDAGLGVGDIDGIVRLVEKLVGQSTAG; via the coding sequence ATGCCGCCCCCGCCCCTCGCCCGGGACAAGGTGCTCGACGCGTTCGAGCACCTGCTCGTGGAGAAGGGGGAGCGGGCCGCGACCATGGAGGCCATCGCCGCACAGGCCGGGGTGTCCAAGGGCGGGCTGATCTACCACTTCAACTCCAAGGACGCGCTGGTCGAGGGCCTGGACCAGCGGCTCCGGGTGCGGTGCGAGGAAGACCTCGAGCTGATGAAGGTCGCGCCCGAGGGGCAGGTCGGCTACTTCCTGCGGACCTCCGCGCTCGCCGACACCCCGTTCGACCGCACCCTCGTCGCCGCCACCCGACTCCGCTCGCACGCGGTGGCCCGGGAAGGGCTGGTCTGGGTGCAGCGGCGGTGGTTCGACACCCTGATGGAGGTCGTCCACGACGAGGACGTCGCCCGCACCGTGATGCTCATCGGCGACGGCCTGTACTACAACGCCGCCTCCACAGCCCTGCCCGACGCCGGCCTCGGCGTGGGCGACATCGACGGCATCGTGCGGCTCGTGGAGAAGCTCGTCGGGCAGTCCACAGCGGGCTGA
- a CDS encoding NAD(P)-dependent oxidoreductase, which produces MTRTMASIGFVGLGVMGLPMATRLAGAGHRVVGFSRGSKNRKRAAAAGLELADNAGGVANGADVVITMLPDTPDVEAIALGPDGVIAGMRPEAVFVDMSTIQPSTARALHAAGAEAGVAVLDAPVSGGEAGALAGELSIMVGGEADALASVTPVLQAIGTTIVLVGGPGSGQVVKAANQMMVAAHLQSLAEALVFLRAHEVDLESATTVLAGGLAGSTVLNRKKRAFLDADFTPGFRLALHHKDLGIAAQAARRAGVALPLAGLIGQLVQATIARGAGELDHSALYDLTLELNGHSSNGSHL; this is translated from the coding sequence GTGACACGGACGATGGCGTCGATCGGATTCGTCGGCTTGGGGGTCATGGGCCTGCCCATGGCCACCCGGCTGGCCGGGGCAGGGCATCGCGTCGTGGGGTTCAGCCGCGGGTCGAAGAACCGCAAGCGTGCCGCGGCGGCAGGCCTGGAACTCGCCGACAACGCCGGCGGCGTGGCCAACGGTGCCGACGTCGTCATCACGATGCTTCCGGACACTCCCGACGTCGAGGCCATCGCGCTCGGCCCGGACGGAGTCATCGCCGGGATGCGGCCGGAGGCCGTCTTCGTCGACATGAGCACCATCCAGCCTTCGACCGCCCGGGCCCTGCACGCAGCGGGGGCCGAGGCCGGCGTCGCCGTGCTGGACGCCCCGGTCAGCGGGGGTGAGGCGGGCGCCCTCGCCGGTGAGCTGTCGATCATGGTCGGCGGGGAGGCGGACGCCCTGGCCTCGGTGACACCCGTCCTGCAGGCGATCGGAACGACGATCGTGCTGGTCGGCGGCCCCGGCAGCGGGCAGGTGGTCAAGGCGGCGAACCAGATGATGGTCGCCGCCCACCTCCAGTCCCTTGCGGAAGCACTGGTCTTTCTGCGAGCCCACGAGGTGGACCTGGAGTCCGCCACCACCGTGCTGGCCGGCGGTCTGGCCGGCAGCACCGTCCTGAACCGCAAGAAGCGGGCTTTTCTGGACGCCGACTTCACCCCCGGGTTCCGGCTCGCCCTGCACCACAAGGATCTCGGCATCGCCGCCCAGGCGGCCCGACGGGCCGGCGTGGCCCTCCCGCTGGCCGGCCTGATCGGCCAACTGGTGCAGGCGACCATCGCCCGCGGCGCGGGCGAACTGGACCACTCCGCCCTGTACGACCTGACCCTCGAGTTGAACGGCCACTCGTCGAACGGATCCCACCTGTGA
- a CDS encoding alpha-amylase family protein: MFQTNLREVDADLDEERVLDFVQDFGADAWLVNGGGILSFYPTDLPFQTRNPYLAARDGGDLLGDAVAAAHRRGMKLMARMDFSKVSMAIAEQHPEWCFVGPDGEWQVINGQVSVCPSAGYYQERVFDILDEILDRYPVDGFFFNWFGFNEIDYSGSYRGVSQSASSQHGFAKFSGGRPLPTGPESEDYALWQAWSGGVIRDLAARFRAHLHARRPDICLIRSADVTFYEANNQVGRELWHHATGEAVSAFRAHRPGTPVLVNSVAFVDMPYRMAGEQPEHFAQYLIQTIARGGNPSTYIMGAPGEIPYAALDVASEIIRYHRKNTDSYRGLVPAAHLALVRPDRLSQIEGRHETSTAEFRGLYAALQQCHLPFDVVALESVTDMGRTGGLDRYAVLVLPDVGELDSPTIAVLEAFALAGGRLLLTGASGFDSAGHAQLAGMPAERIVDSVTNALDLKSTYMSSRDPEGGRHFFSPVAPVLGAHHRIEVRGTVESGFVFLPPAPYGPPEKAHGHRSDGQPGYVASDSGDGRVVLVPWTVGRSYHEVGLTSLRDFVVRLVRDLLGDAESVSAHLPEHIEITLQQRPGATLVHLINLSGARRKSFGPPVVTRGGILRLRGAADSETPVSATALVAGEPCTTTVDGADVLVHLPDIHRFEAVEIQNAEGEGAQR, translated from the coding sequence ATGTTCCAGACCAACCTCCGGGAGGTCGATGCGGATCTCGACGAGGAGCGGGTGCTGGACTTCGTCCAGGACTTCGGTGCCGACGCCTGGCTGGTGAACGGCGGAGGGATCCTGTCCTTCTACCCGACCGACCTGCCCTTCCAGACGCGCAATCCCTACCTCGCTGCGCGGGACGGCGGAGACCTGCTGGGCGACGCGGTGGCCGCCGCGCACCGCCGGGGCATGAAGCTGATGGCCCGGATGGATTTCTCCAAGGTCAGCATGGCCATCGCCGAGCAGCATCCGGAGTGGTGTTTCGTCGGTCCGGACGGCGAGTGGCAGGTGATCAACGGCCAGGTCAGCGTGTGCCCGAGTGCGGGCTACTACCAGGAACGCGTCTTCGACATCCTGGACGAGATCCTCGACCGCTACCCGGTCGACGGGTTCTTCTTCAACTGGTTCGGCTTCAACGAGATCGACTACAGCGGCAGTTACCGCGGCGTCTCCCAGTCGGCGTCCTCCCAGCACGGTTTCGCGAAGTTCAGCGGCGGCCGGCCCCTGCCGACGGGCCCGGAGTCCGAGGACTACGCCCTCTGGCAGGCCTGGTCCGGCGGGGTCATCCGGGATCTGGCCGCCCGGTTCCGGGCGCACCTGCACGCCCGCCGCCCGGACATCTGCCTGATCCGCTCGGCCGATGTCACGTTCTACGAGGCGAACAACCAGGTGGGACGGGAGCTGTGGCACCACGCCACCGGCGAGGCGGTCAGCGCGTTCCGGGCGCACCGGCCGGGCACCCCGGTCCTGGTCAACTCCGTGGCGTTCGTGGACATGCCGTACCGGATGGCCGGTGAGCAGCCCGAACACTTCGCGCAGTACCTGATCCAGACCATCGCGCGGGGCGGGAACCCGTCGACTTACATCATGGGGGCGCCTGGCGAGATCCCCTACGCCGCACTGGACGTGGCGTCCGAAATCATCCGGTACCACCGGAAAAACACGGACAGCTATCGCGGGCTGGTGCCTGCCGCGCACCTCGCGCTGGTGCGTCCGGACCGGTTGTCCCAGATCGAAGGCCGGCACGAGACGTCGACCGCCGAGTTCCGCGGCCTGTACGCGGCGTTGCAGCAGTGCCACCTGCCCTTCGACGTGGTCGCGCTGGAGTCGGTGACGGACATGGGCCGCACGGGGGGCCTGGATCGTTACGCGGTGCTGGTGCTACCCGATGTCGGTGAGCTCGACTCCCCCACGATCGCGGTCCTGGAGGCGTTCGCCCTGGCCGGCGGCCGGTTGCTGCTGACCGGGGCGTCGGGTTTCGATTCCGCCGGACATGCGCAGTTGGCCGGGATGCCCGCCGAGCGGATCGTGGACAGCGTCACGAACGCCCTGGATCTCAAGTCCACCTATATGTCGTCCCGGGATCCCGAGGGCGGCCGCCACTTCTTCAGTCCGGTGGCGCCCGTGTTGGGCGCTCACCACCGCATCGAGGTTCGCGGAACGGTGGAGTCCGGGTTCGTATTCCTCCCACCCGCCCCCTACGGACCCCCGGAGAAGGCCCACGGTCACCGGTCGGACGGCCAACCGGGCTACGTGGCGAGCGACAGCGGTGACGGCCGGGTGGTTCTCGTCCCGTGGACGGTCGGTCGCTCCTATCACGAGGTCGGCCTGACCTCCCTGCGCGACTTCGTGGTGCGCCTGGTGCGCGACCTGCTCGGCGATGCCGAATCGGTGAGCGCCCACCTGCCGGAGCACATCGAGATCACCCTGCAGCAGCGGCCCGGGGCCACCCTGGTCCACTTGATCAACCTGTCCGGCGCACGCCGGAAGAGCTTCGGGCCGCCGGTCGTCACTCGTGGCGGAATCCTCCGGCTGCGAGGGGCGGCGGACTCCGAGACGCCGGTGTCAGCCACCGCGCTCGTCGCCGGAGAGCCGTGCACGACGACCGTCGACGGCGCCGACGTCCTCGTCCACCTCCCGGACATCCACCGATTCGAAGCCGTCGAGATCCAGAACGCAGAGGGTGAAGGGGCACAGCGATGA
- a CDS encoding D-2-hydroxyacid dehydrogenase, whose product MTTTTTATAAGAPTDGTPRTISRVLATVPYRPDELDQLRAAFAPATLIHCASTDTEAIAEALETVDVAVLEGDLDDRFVVAPHLRWVHCDHAGLNKSARPDVFARGLLVTGSAGRSAPALAQHGFYFALSLTYEAQRMFQMQAQHVWRGIPGYVDKVGLWGKTLGVVGLGHTGREMAALGRAFGMRVIAYRRSTTPVPENVDVLLCADRDDSIDPLVEEADVIMLATPLTDDTFHLFAAPQFERMKSTALIVNMARGPVIDEDALLVALQTGQIGGAGLDVFATEPLPADSPLWDAPNIVLTPHATPRMPDKTQRSIDTIVENARRYRAGLPMLNAISEKDVFTHTAVTTAR is encoded by the coding sequence ATGACCACGACCACGACCGCGACTGCAGCCGGCGCACCGACGGACGGGACGCCGCGGACCATCTCCCGGGTGCTGGCCACCGTGCCCTACCGTCCGGACGAGCTCGATCAGCTCCGGGCCGCGTTCGCGCCGGCCACCCTGATCCACTGCGCCTCGACCGACACCGAAGCCATCGCCGAAGCGCTCGAGACGGTCGACGTGGCTGTCCTGGAGGGCGATCTCGACGACAGGTTCGTGGTCGCACCCCATCTGCGGTGGGTGCACTGCGACCACGCCGGGCTGAACAAGTCGGCCCGTCCCGATGTCTTCGCCAGGGGTCTGCTCGTCACCGGTTCGGCCGGACGGTCGGCTCCGGCGCTGGCCCAGCACGGCTTCTACTTCGCGCTGTCCCTGACCTACGAGGCGCAGCGCATGTTCCAGATGCAGGCGCAGCACGTGTGGCGGGGCATCCCGGGATACGTGGACAAGGTCGGGCTGTGGGGCAAGACGCTGGGGGTGGTCGGCCTCGGCCACACCGGTCGTGAGATGGCCGCCCTGGGCAGGGCCTTCGGCATGAGGGTGATCGCGTACCGGCGGAGCACCACCCCGGTCCCGGAGAACGTCGACGTCCTGTTGTGCGCGGACCGGGACGACAGCATCGACCCCCTGGTCGAGGAGGCCGACGTGATCATGCTGGCCACGCCGCTCACCGACGACACCTTCCATCTCTTCGCCGCCCCACAGTTCGAGCGGATGAAGTCCACGGCGCTGATCGTCAACATGGCCCGCGGCCCCGTCATCGACGAGGACGCCTTGCTCGTCGCCCTGCAGACCGGCCAGATCGGTGGCGCGGGACTGGATGTCTTCGCCACCGAACCGTTGCCGGCCGACTCGCCCCTGTGGGACGCGCCGAACATCGTGCTGACACCCCACGCGACGCCCCGCATGCCGGACAAGACCCAGCGGTCCATCGACACGATCGTCGAGAACGCCCGCCGCTACCGCGCCGGCCTGCCGATGCTGAACGCGATCTCCGAGAAGGACGTCTTCACCCACACCGCCGTCACCACCGCCCGCTGA
- a CDS encoding ABC transporter substrate-binding protein yields MTRKSLIAAGLAVVVVSATACGGGGGTAGAPTGSDRPVTVAIAVEPVSLDPCDTQDATNAIVVRGNVTESLTRIDPENGTVVGLLAESWEQKDPTTWVFTLKSGVTFQDGAPFDATAAATSITRLLDPELNCQNLDQFPQTMTLTAVDATTLQVTTPEPDPILPLRISYADISSPNTPADSKTSSPIGTGPFSFVSSSQGQSIQLKRNDSYWGDAPEATAVTYLFRAEPSVRAGMARTGEASIASAIAVQDATDDDRTREYNDNRVFFLRTQTDRAPFDDIRVRQAVAYAIDKNTIVQALMERSGTPTDQIITSTVNGFVPGYTAPVFDPAKAKSLIAEAAADGVAVTTEFDLVTRPDLFPGADEVIQAIVQNLQQVGLNVKIVSLDTDAWLQLLRAPFPPDQRPTIVAISHDNVSGDASFTFPKYMASDGTNSTIRSPEIDDLLARADVAGGEERAALYQQANAFEQQEVAAMIPIASQSKLMMLAEGIEYQPNSLSGVELRIADVHFTTDN; encoded by the coding sequence ATGACAAGGAAGTCATTGATCGCCGCAGGGCTGGCCGTGGTGGTGGTCTCGGCCACCGCGTGCGGGGGCGGGGGCGGAACGGCCGGCGCACCGACCGGATCCGACCGCCCCGTCACGGTGGCGATCGCGGTCGAACCGGTGTCCCTGGACCCCTGTGACACCCAGGACGCCACCAATGCGATCGTCGTGCGGGGCAACGTCACCGAGTCGCTCACCCGCATCGACCCGGAGAACGGCACGGTCGTCGGGCTGCTGGCCGAGTCATGGGAGCAGAAGGACCCGACCACCTGGGTCTTCACCCTCAAGTCGGGCGTCACCTTCCAGGACGGCGCTCCGTTCGACGCAACCGCGGCGGCGACGAGCATCACCAGGCTGCTGGACCCGGAACTGAACTGCCAGAACCTCGACCAGTTCCCGCAGACGATGACCTTGACCGCGGTGGACGCCACGACGTTGCAGGTCACCACGCCCGAGCCCGACCCGATCCTGCCGCTGCGCATCAGCTACGCCGACATCAGCTCGCCCAACACACCGGCCGACAGCAAGACCAGCTCCCCGATCGGCACCGGTCCGTTCTCCTTCGTCTCCAGCAGCCAGGGCCAGTCGATCCAGCTCAAGCGGAACGACAGCTACTGGGGTGACGCGCCGGAGGCGACCGCGGTGACGTACCTGTTCCGCGCCGAGCCCTCGGTCCGGGCCGGCATGGCCAGGACGGGGGAGGCGAGCATCGCCTCCGCCATCGCCGTGCAGGACGCCACCGATGACGACCGCACCCGCGAGTACAACGACAACCGCGTGTTCTTCCTGCGAACCCAGACCGATCGGGCGCCGTTCGACGACATCCGGGTTCGCCAGGCGGTGGCCTACGCCATCGACAAGAACACCATCGTGCAGGCCCTGATGGAGCGGTCCGGAACGCCCACAGATCAGATCATCACCTCGACCGTCAACGGGTTCGTCCCCGGGTACACCGCACCCGTCTTCGACCCTGCGAAGGCCAAGAGCCTGATCGCCGAGGCCGCCGCGGACGGGGTCGCGGTGACCACCGAGTTTGACCTGGTCACCCGACCCGACCTGTTCCCCGGCGCCGACGAGGTCATCCAGGCGATCGTCCAGAACCTCCAGCAGGTCGGCCTGAACGTCAAGATCGTCAGCCTGGACACCGATGCCTGGCTGCAGTTGCTGCGGGCGCCGTTCCCCCCGGACCAGCGCCCGACCATCGTGGCCATCTCGCACGACAACGTCTCCGGTGACGCCAGCTTCACCTTTCCGAAGTACATGGCCAGTGACGGCACGAACTCCACGATCCGCAGCCCGGAGATCGACGACCTGCTCGCCCGGGCGGATGTCGCCGGGGGCGAGGAGCGGGCCGCGCTGTACCAGCAGGCCAATGCGTTCGAGCAGCAGGAGGTGGCCGCGATGATCCCGATCGCGTCGCAGTCCAAGCTGATGATGCTGGCCGAGGGCATCGAGTACCAGCCCAACAGCCTGTCCGGGGTGGAACTCCGCATCGCCGACGTGCACTTCACCACCGACAACTGA
- a CDS encoding ABC transporter permease has product MLPFLRRRVLSSVVTVLGVLVIVFFLARLTGSPASLYLPEGASQERYDQFNRQYGFDQPLWVQFLTFLKGAVQLDFGESIWQQRPALQAAVAAMGPTLELSAVALGLSIVVAVVLGSIAATHRFRAADRLITLSSLTTASIPDFWFALVGVLIFAVNLRMLPTSGDATASAWILPVLTLMLSPVGVLTQVVRGAMIESLTSGYVQNARARGFAPARLTYRHALRNAALPIISVAGDKAAGMVNGAIIVGTVFAFPGIGTLIVGAVLNRDFAVIQASVFVVGIAVVLLNIVVDLIYAIADPRVRIS; this is encoded by the coding sequence ATGCTCCCCTTCCTGCGGCGGCGCGTTCTCTCGAGCGTGGTGACGGTGCTCGGCGTCCTGGTCATCGTCTTCTTCCTGGCCCGGCTGACCGGCAGCCCGGCCAGCCTGTACCTCCCGGAGGGCGCCAGCCAGGAACGGTACGACCAGTTCAACCGGCAGTACGGCTTCGATCAGCCCCTGTGGGTGCAGTTCCTGACCTTCCTGAAAGGTGCGGTGCAGCTGGACTTCGGCGAATCGATCTGGCAGCAACGGCCCGCCCTGCAGGCTGCCGTCGCGGCCATGGGACCGACGCTCGAGTTGTCCGCGGTGGCGCTCGGGTTGTCCATCGTGGTGGCCGTCGTCCTCGGGTCCATCGCGGCGACCCACCGGTTCCGCGCCGCCGACCGACTGATCACCCTGTCCTCGCTGACCACGGCGAGCATTCCCGACTTCTGGTTCGCCCTGGTCGGTGTGCTGATCTTCGCGGTCAACCTCCGGATGCTGCCCACCTCCGGTGACGCCACCGCATCGGCCTGGATCCTGCCGGTGCTCACCCTGATGCTGAGCCCGGTGGGCGTCCTCACCCAGGTCGTCCGTGGGGCCATGATCGAATCGCTGACCTCCGGGTACGTGCAGAACGCTCGCGCGCGCGGGTTCGCCCCCGCACGACTGACCTATCGGCACGCCCTGCGCAACGCCGCACTGCCCATCATCTCGGTGGCCGGCGACAAGGCCGCCGGCATGGTCAACGGCGCAATCATCGTGGGCACCGTGTTCGCGTTCCCCGGGATCGGCACCCTGATCGTCGGTGCGGTGCTCAACCGGGACTTCGCCGTCATCCAGGCCAGTGTCTTCGTCGTCGGCATCGCGGTCGTGCTGCTCAACATCGTGGTGGACCTGATCTACGCGATCGCCGATCCCCGCGTCCGGATCAGCTGA
- a CDS encoding ABC transporter permease, which translates to MTLSTAAPAGPTDAGPPPVRRARQFPRLRLLVRSPLVLISVGWLVLLVLVAVIVPFFVTGQANLQDLSLRFAQPFRTDNGPAFVLGADSLGRPILLQIIVGARTSLIVAVFSVGLSAMAGFAIGLVSGFFGGWVDNVLMRIADIMHTVPSLLLALAVLYVLQPSVFNLIAVLAVTRIPVYLRTSRAQALELRERVFVESSRAIGASSWRIIRRDLAPMVAPTIRTLAMLEVATVILAAASLSFLGIGLQRPDVDWGMMVSDGKAYLSSAWWVTVLPGLVIVLTALAANILSNWLRAVEDPAQHGQFLRRRRQGRAAS; encoded by the coding sequence ATGACCCTCTCCACGGCCGCTCCGGCCGGACCGACGGACGCCGGCCCGCCACCGGTCCGCCGAGCCAGGCAGTTCCCCCGGCTGCGCCTCCTGGTGCGGTCACCGCTGGTGCTGATCAGCGTGGGGTGGCTGGTCCTGCTCGTCCTGGTGGCGGTGATCGTGCCGTTCTTCGTCACCGGCCAGGCCAACCTGCAGGATCTCTCCCTGCGGTTCGCGCAGCCGTTCCGCACCGACAATGGGCCGGCCTTCGTCCTCGGCGCGGACAGTCTCGGTCGGCCGATCCTGCTCCAGATCATCGTGGGCGCCCGGACCTCGTTGATCGTCGCGGTGTTCTCAGTGGGTCTGTCGGCGATGGCCGGCTTCGCGATCGGGTTGGTGTCCGGCTTCTTCGGGGGGTGGGTGGACAACGTGCTCATGCGTATCGCCGACATCATGCACACCGTCCCGTCCCTGCTCCTGGCCCTCGCCGTGCTGTACGTCCTGCAGCCCAGCGTGTTCAATCTCATCGCTGTCCTGGCGGTGACCCGGATCCCGGTCTACCTCCGCACCAGCCGGGCCCAGGCCCTCGAACTCCGGGAACGGGTGTTCGTCGAATCCAGCCGGGCCATCGGGGCGTCCAGTTGGCGGATCATCCGTCGTGACCTCGCGCCGATGGTGGCGCCCACGATCCGGACGCTGGCGATGCTGGAGGTGGCCACCGTCATCCTGGCCGCGGCGAGCCTCAGCTTCCTCGGCATCGGTCTGCAACGCCCCGATGTCGACTGGGGGATGATGGTCTCCGACGGCAAGGCCTACCTCAGCTCGGCCTGGTGGGTGACCGTCCTGCCCGGCCTGGTCATCGTCCTCACGGCGCTGGCGGCGAACATCCTGTCGAACTGGCTCCGCGCGGTGGAGGACCCGGCGCAGCACGGCCAGTTCCTGCGCAGGCGCCGCCAGGGGAGGGCGGCGTCGTGA